A region of Oceanicoccus sp. KOV_DT_Chl DNA encodes the following proteins:
- a CDS encoding chloride channel protein produces MTLRSNNSPEPEPSMQHSWLSTFRHRLADANSLIHLSALGVISGFSSALVILLFRLLIDSSSQLLLPGDNPENFEALPSWLHFALPVAGAVIMGLVMRRMNPADIKVGIVHVITRVHGHQGHFPVKNALIQFFGGAFAIFTGQSGGREGPAIHLGAAANSFLGRSLLLPNNSMRMLVGCGTSAAIAASFDTPIAGVIFAMEVIMLEYTVGSFIPVMLATVTATALTHAFYGNEVLFSIPPLDTTPLWELPISP; encoded by the coding sequence ATGACGCTTAGATCAAATAATTCACCGGAACCCGAACCATCAATGCAGCATTCCTGGTTAAGCACTTTTCGCCACCGCCTGGCTGATGCCAACTCACTCATCCACCTCTCGGCGCTGGGTGTTATATCTGGCTTTAGTAGCGCCCTGGTTATTTTATTATTTCGGCTACTGATTGATTCGTCATCACAACTGCTACTGCCAGGCGACAATCCAGAAAATTTTGAAGCCCTGCCAAGCTGGTTACACTTTGCTTTACCTGTTGCAGGTGCCGTGATCATGGGCCTGGTCATGCGACGCATGAATCCAGCTGACATTAAAGTCGGCATTGTTCATGTCATCACTCGGGTACACGGACACCAAGGTCACTTCCCGGTTAAGAACGCCCTGATCCAATTTTTTGGTGGCGCCTTTGCTATTTTCACCGGTCAGTCAGGTGGTCGCGAGGGGCCTGCCATCCACCTAGGTGCAGCAGCTAATAGCTTTCTAGGCCGCAGCTTACTACTCCCCAACAACAGTATGCGCATGCTAGTAGGCTGCGGTACCTCTGCTGCTATTGCCGCCTCCTTTGACACACCTATCGCAGGGGTTATTTTTGCAATGGAGGTGATCATGTTGGAGTACACCGTCGGCAGTTTTATCCCGGTAATGCTGGCGACCGTTACTGCTACTGCACTAACTCATGCTTTTTATGGCAACGAGGTACTGTTTTCGATTCCTCCACTCGACACCACACCACTATGGGAGCTGCCTATATCGCCATGA